In the genome of Fluviispira vulneris, one region contains:
- a CDS encoding ATP-binding cassette domain-containing protein, with amino-acid sequence MLGLKGISGSGKTTLSLILNGIIQQTSGSIGCDNKIITPLELQALSIQVQQEPLFFDDSIIDNICLGNKNTDKEAVSQLLQRFLWEGAQVGKKNRLNEYISEAGKNLSGGEKRRLAIARTLFVENKHLFIFDEPTAGLDNDSASAVMTEIKNIADDKFIIVISHDERFDDLFDEIIFIASVGKT; translated from the coding sequence ATTCTCGGCCTCAAGGGGATTTCTGGTAGCGGAAAAACAACTTTATCTTTAATCTTAAATGGAATTATCCAGCAAACGAGTGGAAGTATTGGGTGTGATAATAAAATTATCACACCACTTGAATTACAAGCATTATCCATTCAAGTTCAACAAGAACCTCTGTTTTTTGATGATTCAATCATAGACAATATTTGTCTTGGAAATAAAAATACAGACAAAGAAGCAGTTTCACAATTATTACAAAGATTTCTCTGGGAAGGAGCACAAGTAGGCAAAAAGAATCGTTTAAATGAATATATATCTGAAGCTGGAAAAAACCTTTCGGGCGGTGAAAAAAGACGTCTTGCGATTGCGCGAACATTATTTGTAGAAAACAAACATCTTTTTATTTTTGATGAACCCACGGCTGGTCTTGATAATGACAGTGCCAGTGCCGTTATGACGGAAATTAAAAACATTGCAGATGATAAGTTTATAATTGTTATCAGTCACGATGAACGTTTTGATGATCTATTTGACGAAATTATTTTTATAGCGTCTGTGGGTAAGACTTAG
- a CDS encoding ABC transporter ATP-binding protein produces the protein MLFERIISYYHGIVIYKIYRNLLKINRKKILVNYLKSVYNTNLAGKVITLTHEIYQNTEIALSIFFDKLINVFENILIVIFCFIALLILDKFIAIAIIFFIPFFILSSYFLAKEIRESTKIFYEDAAKEKTFFQSCMENQIFIKLTNIIYPTSLAINKFEKTIDSANNMMHYRSLSFAVVGGLTSFFPLLLLAYNIFRIQQGTLSIGSFFAILTFATMMLQNTKQLIIYLQETHPGFAAIKKLNSYFNMDLEIANNKVIFNKFKTVNSIEIKNLDYKFPHSNSYFQNINFQ, from the coding sequence TTGCTCTTTGAACGGATCATTTCATATTATCATGGAATAGTCATATATAAAATATATCGAAATCTATTAAAAATAAATCGCAAAAAAATTTTAGTAAATTATTTAAAATCTGTATACAATACAAACTTAGCTGGGAAAGTCATTACTCTTACCCATGAAATCTATCAAAATACCGAAATTGCCTTGTCTATATTTTTTGACAAACTTATCAATGTTTTTGAAAATATTTTAATTGTTATTTTTTGCTTCATTGCACTCTTAATATTAGATAAGTTTATAGCTATCGCAATTATTTTCTTTATCCCTTTTTTTATCCTATCATCTTATTTTTTAGCGAAAGAAATCCGTGAATCGACAAAAATATTTTATGAAGATGCTGCAAAAGAAAAAACATTTTTTCAAAGTTGCATGGAGAATCAAATATTTATCAAATTAACAAATATTATTTACCCAACCTCTCTTGCAATAAATAAATTTGAGAAAACAATTGACTCAGCAAATAACATGATGCATTACCGCTCACTTTCTTTTGCAGTTGTTGGAGGATTAACTTCTTTTTTCCCCCTTTTGCTCTTAGCTTATAACATTTTCCGAATACAACAAGGCACTCTGTCCATCGGAAGCTTTTTTGCCATACTCACATTTGCCACAATGATGCTACAAAACACAAAGCAACTCATCATTTATTTGCAAGAAACCCACCCTGGCTTCGCGGCTATTAAAAAATTAAATAGTTATTTCAACATGGATTTAGAAATAGCAAATAATAAAGTTATTTTTAATAAGTTTAAAACCGTAAACTCAATAGAAATTAAGAATCTTGATTATAAATTTCCTCATAGCAATTCATACTTTCAAAATATAAATTTCCAGTAG